One Aquarana catesbeiana isolate 2022-GZ linkage group LG11, ASM4218655v1, whole genome shotgun sequence genomic window carries:
- the LOC141111807 gene encoding LOW QUALITY PROTEIN: uncharacterized protein (The sequence of the model RefSeq protein was modified relative to this genomic sequence to represent the inferred CDS: deleted 1 base in 1 codon) — MEDAKPVKSPMETNYLKEMNCQDNPLPTNTQYRKAIGELLYLTTATRPDIAATVGILCRKASMPSKKDWNAVKRIIRYLKGTSHYKLKLPASNEITLTGYVDADWAGDTSDRKSTSGYLFFLSGGAISWTSRKQLSVTLSSTEAEYVAAAQASQEVIWLRQLLTDLGQPQLGPTEIMRTIKDALYLRTWKELIQEPSTLM; from the exons atggaagacgccaaaccggtaaagtctcccatggaaaccaactacctaaaggagatgaattgtcaagataacccattacctactaatactcaatacagaaaAGCAATAGGGGAATTGCTGTACCTTACTACTGCTACAAGGCCGGACATTGCAGCAACTGTTGGAATCCTATGCAGAAAGGCTTCGATGCCAAGTAAAaaggactggaatgctgtaaagcgaATCATTCGCTATCTGAAAGGGACTTCGCACTACAAGTTAAAGTTACCAGCAAGTAATGAAATCACCCTaacaggatatgtggatgctgactggGCAGGAGACACCAGTGACAGAAAATCTACCAGTGGCTACTTATTCTTTCTGTCAGGTGGTGCCATCAGTTGGACTAGTAGAAAGCAACTCTCTGTTACACTGTCGTCTACTGAAGCAGAATATGTCGCTGCAGCGCAGGCAAGCCAAGAAGTTATATGGCTAAGACAGTTATTAACAGACTTGGGTCAACCACAGTTGGGACCAACAGAAATC ATGCGGACAATCAAGGATGCCTTGTACTTGCGCACATGGAAGGAGTTAATTCAAGAACCAAGCACATTGATGTGA